A region from the Flavobacteriales bacterium genome encodes:
- a CDS encoding DUF2807 domain-containing protein produces the protein MKGFALLAIAAAGYGVHSYNSSDCVKGAGDAVKKDLSVGAFHGVHVMGSLSVELTQAATQSVQVEGQPNLVDLVETTVENGIWKIGTSKCYSTDKPFVVRINVPSIDRVAVMGSGDVKGKNQFGADKVDIDVQGSGDVTMTFNCKSLEATVQGSGDIKLGGECQELVATVQGSGDVKAVEMKSQRAMATVTGSGDVTVAVLESLNAKVTGSGDVKYKGKPKEVKSSITGSGDVSELK, from the coding sequence ATGAAAGGGTTCGCACTGCTCGCCATTGCCGCCGCTGGCTACGGCGTTCATTCCTATAACTCGTCCGATTGCGTGAAAGGCGCAGGGGACGCGGTGAAGAAAGACCTGTCCGTTGGTGCGTTCCATGGGGTGCACGTCATGGGCTCCTTGTCGGTGGAGCTGACGCAAGCTGCCACGCAGAGCGTTCAGGTGGAAGGTCAGCCCAACCTGGTGGACCTCGTGGAGACCACCGTTGAGAACGGCATCTGGAAGATCGGAACGAGCAAGTGCTACAGCACCGACAAGCCGTTCGTGGTGCGCATCAATGTGCCGAGCATCGACCGCGTGGCCGTGATGGGCAGCGGCGATGTAAAGGGCAAGAACCAGTTCGGTGCCGATAAGGTGGACATCGACGTGCAAGGCAGTGGCGATGTGACCATGACCTTCAACTGCAAGAGCCTTGAAGCAACGGTGCAGGGCAGCGGCGACATCAAGTTGGGCGGCGAATGCCAGGAGCTGGTGGCCACCGTGCAGGGTAGCGGCGATGTGAAAGCCGTGGAGATGAAGAGCCAACGCGCCATGGCCACCGTCACTGGTAGTGGCGATGTTACCGTGGCCGTGCTCGAAAGCCTCAACGCCAAGGTGACCGGCAGCGGCGATGTGAAGTACAAAGGCAAGCCGAAGGAGGTGAAGAGCAGCATCACCGGCAGCGGCGATGTGAGCGAGCTGAAGTGA
- a CDS encoding gliding motility-associated C-terminal domain-containing protein, with amino-acid sequence MKRLFPRALAAATLLVGLNVQASHLIGGNLGYTYVGETAPGSGMYRYNVYMQFFMNCGPDSNWETLYELLGQNYNTPLEVGAYIQDINNPNADKALYQVVNLTFQDSLQIIPDLPDGCTVGQGLCTVQGNFLGTIDLPLNFAGYHLYFQLCCRNNDILNLNNPGGTGIGYYAFVPPPLVQNSSPVWIGIPTPFLCINDTSTFVNSASDPDGDQLIFSFEVPYASVDQAGGLIPPPSPLPNPVPTVAFAPGFSLAQPFGAGGYSFINGATGLTQYMPVLQGNHVVSVEVKEYRNGLLIGRTRRDLQLQAIVCPPNATPNVNGQLNLSYSVAAGDQLCFDMDFVDADGDSLYLTAAGAIFDPLLFSPAATIGAPDSALAAISATFCWDTECDQGQDQPYLFSVSVSDNGCPPKNIDVVFQVTVVPFAGPATITGPAAVCGNSSGVAYSTTNIANATYTWTVTGGSLATQNGNSITVNWGGAGAGSVSVFATDSLGCSSAPINLPVTINALPAADAGPDQLICQGDSVAIGGAPTGPPGSTFNWSNSGSLSSGSAANPFASPTTTTTYVVTVANAGCVATDTVVVNISNVAVSAGPDAVICSGDTAQLQASGGSGYLWSPGATLSNDAIADPLAFPTSTTVYAVQVTDSIGCVTTDSVQVLVNELPIVDAGADSSICLNTSIVLGGAPTGPVGSTFDWNQAGTLDSDTLANPTATPTQTTTYTVTVTDLNGCVAQDNIEITVLNLPNVDAGPDQSICPGDSAQLNGTAGPGATWSPIIGLSDPNDLDPLASPPSTTVYVLERTAANGCSNTDSVTVVVFPAAQANAGQDQSTCLGDTVQLNVTGGTAVWSPSTSLSDPNISNPLAFPDTTTLYTVVVTDGNGCSATDSVLVTVTAPISAGGDGSVTICSNTSAWLFDHLVGPYDTTGSWLSPAFANDNADFDPSLGDQPGTWYYVVQVANSACPADTATVEVAVNQLPDAGFGDSLTVCSSDAPFDFPLSIGVDTNGVWTGPFNLPNDGTYIPGTSEQGTYSYILLGSAPCPNDTVFFTVSEVLALNPGQSNAVTACGSGVPFNLIDSLGGNPDQNGSWTGPNNQPHGSTLDPSVDDDGTYTYTVAGGTACEASTTLEVNVQVPPADAGNNLALCIGDTVQLNASGGTDYSWSPVTDLSDAAISGPLAFPTSTTTYTVSVTDGLGCVATDSVVVTVNPLPVADAGPDEAVCTGSSVNIGGNPTGPGGSTYVWSPSAGLSSTTNANPDASPTDTTTYVVQVTDGNTCVQTDTMTVVVYALPSVFAGNDTSFCTSTSVQLNAQGSGDFAWTPTAGLNDPNIANPVASPSANTTYTVTLTDGNGCVASDDINVSIDPLPTVDAGPDLWVCPGFGEQLQGSGTGTFSWAPSTDLNDANVANPVADPPTSTVYTLTVTSGTGCTASDAMTLTVNSDPPVDAGPDQSICLGQQVVIGGAPTSIAGSSYAWSPSATLNNPTDGNPLATPTATTTYTVVVTNDTCTSSDQVTVLIQGVAEAAFNVRFEPGCDGLRAFFTDLSTAPESWFWDFGGGATSTEQNPQYVLTYGQSIDVTLTITDAFGCTDEVTQNYNPGNYEDNVQLSVPNVFTPNGDGMNDVFTLNTDAELGPCTKMLVYNRWGQKEFESLGANIVWDGRNFGGIECTTGTYFYVIDVKGMSFEGTVFLNR; translated from the coding sequence AGACAGCTTGCAGATCATTCCTGACCTGCCGGACGGCTGCACGGTGGGGCAGGGGCTCTGCACGGTGCAAGGCAACTTCCTCGGCACGATCGATCTGCCCTTGAACTTCGCGGGGTACCATCTCTATTTTCAGCTCTGCTGCCGCAACAACGACATCCTCAACCTTAACAACCCGGGCGGCACCGGGATCGGCTACTACGCTTTCGTACCACCGCCATTGGTGCAGAACAGCAGCCCGGTCTGGATCGGTATTCCCACACCGTTCCTCTGCATCAACGACACGAGCACCTTCGTCAACAGTGCCAGCGACCCGGACGGAGACCAGCTCATCTTCTCCTTTGAAGTGCCTTATGCAAGCGTTGACCAGGCCGGTGGATTGATCCCGCCGCCTTCACCGCTGCCCAACCCGGTTCCCACCGTTGCTTTTGCACCAGGCTTCAGCTTGGCGCAGCCGTTCGGCGCGGGTGGCTATTCCTTCATCAACGGTGCGACCGGACTAACGCAGTACATGCCGGTGCTGCAGGGAAACCATGTGGTGTCCGTTGAGGTGAAGGAGTACCGCAATGGCTTGTTGATCGGTCGTACACGAAGGGACCTTCAGCTGCAAGCCATTGTGTGCCCGCCGAACGCCACGCCCAACGTGAACGGCCAGTTGAACCTGAGCTATTCCGTTGCCGCTGGTGACCAACTGTGCTTCGATATGGACTTCGTTGACGCCGATGGCGATTCGCTCTACCTCACTGCGGCCGGCGCCATTTTCGATCCGTTGCTGTTCAGCCCGGCGGCGACCATCGGCGCGCCTGACAGTGCGCTGGCCGCCATCAGCGCCACGTTCTGCTGGGACACGGAATGCGACCAAGGTCAGGACCAGCCGTACCTCTTCAGCGTGAGCGTTAGTGACAACGGCTGCCCACCGAAGAACATCGATGTGGTCTTCCAAGTGACCGTGGTCCCGTTCGCAGGACCCGCTACGATCACCGGCCCTGCAGCGGTTTGCGGGAACAGCTCGGGAGTTGCATACTCCACCACCAATATCGCCAACGCGACCTATACATGGACCGTTACGGGTGGTTCACTAGCAACCCAGAACGGTAACAGCATCACGGTCAACTGGGGTGGAGCGGGTGCCGGCTCCGTGAGCGTGTTCGCGACCGATTCGCTGGGTTGTTCCTCAGCACCGATCAACCTGCCTGTAACGATCAATGCATTACCCGCTGCGGATGCGGGTCCTGATCAGCTGATCTGCCAGGGCGATAGCGTTGCCATCGGCGGCGCCCCAACCGGTCCGCCCGGCAGCACCTTCAATTGGAGCAACTCCGGTTCGTTGAGCAGTGGTAGCGCGGCCAACCCCTTCGCATCGCCGACCACTACCACCACTTATGTCGTTACCGTTGCGAATGCGGGTTGTGTGGCCACCGACACGGTGGTGGTGAACATCAGCAATGTGGCGGTGAGCGCCGGACCTGATGCCGTGATCTGCTCGGGTGATACGGCGCAGCTGCAAGCCAGTGGTGGTTCGGGCTACCTGTGGTCGCCGGGTGCTACGCTGAGCAATGATGCGATCGCGGATCCGCTGGCCTTCCCGACTTCCACCACTGTTTACGCAGTGCAGGTAACGGACAGCATCGGATGCGTGACCACGGACTCCGTGCAGGTGCTTGTGAATGAGCTGCCCATCGTTGATGCCGGCGCTGACAGCAGCATCTGCCTGAACACGTCGATCGTGCTCGGCGGTGCACCGACGGGCCCGGTCGGAAGCACTTTCGATTGGAACCAGGCCGGTACGCTCGATAGCGACACCTTGGCCAACCCGACCGCCACACCAACGCAGACCACCACCTACACTGTGACGGTTACCGATCTGAACGGATGTGTTGCGCAGGACAACATCGAGATAACTGTGCTGAACCTGCCCAACGTTGATGCGGGCCCCGATCAGAGCATTTGCCCCGGTGACAGTGCCCAGTTGAACGGAACGGCAGGCCCTGGTGCGACCTGGTCGCCCATCATCGGGTTGAGCGATCCCAACGACCTCGATCCGTTGGCCTCACCTCCGTCAACCACGGTTTATGTGCTGGAACGCACCGCGGCCAATGGTTGCAGTAACACCGACAGCGTTACAGTGGTCGTTTTCCCAGCGGCGCAGGCGAACGCTGGTCAGGACCAAAGCACCTGCCTGGGTGACACGGTGCAGCTGAACGTCACGGGAGGTACTGCGGTTTGGTCGCCTTCAACATCTCTGAGCGATCCGAACATCAGCAACCCATTGGCTTTCCCGGACACCACGACGCTTTACACCGTGGTGGTGACGGACGGCAATGGTTGTTCTGCAACCGACAGTGTGCTTGTGACCGTTACCGCGCCCATCAGTGCCGGCGGCGATGGCAGTGTGACCATCTGCAGCAACACGAGCGCATGGCTGTTCGACCACCTCGTAGGTCCTTATGATACGACAGGATCTTGGCTCAGCCCTGCTTTTGCGAACGACAATGCGGACTTCGACCCATCATTGGGCGACCAGCCAGGCACGTGGTACTATGTCGTTCAGGTTGCCAACTCAGCATGCCCTGCGGATACTGCGACGGTTGAGGTGGCCGTGAACCAACTGCCGGATGCAGGCTTCGGCGACAGTTTGACGGTTTGCAGCAGCGATGCGCCCTTTGACTTCCCGTTGAGCATCGGGGTGGATACCAATGGTGTATGGACGGGGCCCTTCAACCTGCCGAACGATGGCACCTATATCCCCGGCACCAGCGAGCAGGGCACGTACTCGTACATCCTCCTCGGCAGTGCGCCGTGCCCGAACGACACTGTGTTCTTCACAGTATCGGAAGTGCTTGCCCTCAACCCGGGCCAGAGCAACGCGGTAACCGCATGCGGAAGTGGTGTGCCGTTCAATTTGATCGACTCTTTGGGCGGCAATCCGGACCAGAACGGTTCGTGGACCGGCCCGAACAATCAACCGCACGGCAGCACGTTAGACCCTTCGGTGGATGATGATGGTACATACACGTACACCGTGGCAGGGGGCACCGCGTGCGAAGCCAGCACCACGTTGGAAGTGAACGTGCAAGTGCCTCCAGCTGATGCAGGCAACAACCTTGCGCTGTGCATCGGTGATACCGTGCAGTTGAATGCCAGCGGAGGAACGGATTACAGCTGGTCACCCGTAACCGACCTGAGCGATGCGGCCATTTCCGGCCCGCTCGCCTTCCCGACTTCCACCACCACCTACACCGTTAGCGTTACGGACGGGTTGGGGTGCGTTGCAACGGATTCCGTTGTCGTTACGGTGAACCCCCTGCCTGTGGCGGACGCTGGACCCGATGAGGCGGTGTGCACCGGAAGTTCCGTGAACATCGGCGGGAACCCCACCGGCCCCGGTGGTAGCACCTATGTGTGGTCGCCGAGCGCTGGCCTCAGCAGCACCACCAACGCCAATCCGGATGCTTCGCCCACGGACACAACGACCTACGTGGTGCAAGTGACCGATGGCAACACCTGCGTTCAGACGGATACGATGACGGTGGTCGTGTATGCATTGCCGAGCGTCTTCGCAGGCAATGACACGTCGTTCTGTACAAGCACCTCGGTGCAGCTGAATGCACAAGGTTCCGGCGACTTCGCATGGACGCCGACCGCCGGACTCAACGATCCGAACATCGCCAACCCGGTCGCGTCGCCTTCCGCGAACACCACTTACACGGTAACGCTAACGGACGGGAACGGCTGTGTGGCATCGGATGACATCAACGTGAGCATCGATCCGTTGCCCACCGTGGATGCCGGACCGGACCTGTGGGTGTGCCCTGGCTTCGGTGAGCAGTTGCAAGGCAGTGGCACTGGTACCTTCTCTTGGGCGCCTTCCACCGACCTGAACGATGCCAACGTGGCCAACCCCGTGGCCGACCCGCCGACCAGCACGGTCTATACGCTCACGGTAACCAGCGGCACGGGCTGCACGGCCAGCGATGCCATGACGCTCACCGTGAACAGCGACCCGCCTGTGGATGCAGGGCCCGACCAGTCGATCTGCTTGGGGCAGCAGGTGGTGATCGGTGGTGCGCCCACGAGCATTGCGGGGAGCTCCTACGCTTGGTCGCCCAGTGCCACGTTGAACAACCCAACGGACGGTAACCCGCTGGCCACGCCCACTGCGACAACCACTTACACCGTGGTGGTCACCAACGACACCTGCACCAGCAGTGATCAAGTGACGGTGCTAATCCAAGGCGTTGCTGAGGCGGCCTTCAATGTGCGCTTTGAACCAGGCTGCGATGGATTGCGCGCCTTCTTCACCGATCTGAGCACCGCTCCCGAGAGCTGGTTCTGGGATTTCGGCGGTGGAGCCACGAGCACCGAACAGAACCCGCAATACGTGCTCACCTATGGTCAGAGCATCGACGTGACCTTGACCATCACCGATGCGTTCGGTTGCACGGATGAAGTGACCCAGAACTACAACCCTGGCAACTACGAGGACAACGTTCAGCTGAGCGTGCCCAACGTGTTCACCCCGAACGGCGATGGCATGAACGATGTCTTTACGCTGAACACCGACGCTGAGCTAGGGCCTTGCACCAAGATGCTGGTGTACAACCGCTGGGGCCAGAAAGAGTTCGAGAGCCTTGGTGCCAACATCGTGTGGGACGGCCGCAACTTCGGTGGCATTGAGTGCACCACAGGTACATACTTCTACGTCATCGACGTCAAGGGCATGAGCTTCGAAGGCACCGTTTTCCTCAACCGGTAA